In Malania oleifera isolate guangnan ecotype guangnan chromosome 8, ASM2987363v1, whole genome shotgun sequence, a single window of DNA contains:
- the LOC131162414 gene encoding uncharacterized protein LOC131162414: MSIRPLDSLSPVDILEIENSLSLVPRLKLLLTIFRADPSVKPTDEWQLKRSLIDFLKTSFSFPISVPEDDLRIKRFKDLKKRKRDDPVAHGVLFIRDLGFLSASNAKDGKNGGEVDVKVLEKKFFDWRRSLVDKMDGMGLNLEGVKFRLSVVVPSFDDFDGTRKEWEEFYAFGNRGYSRGGRQQPDTIVLRGVPSRWFAEPRVSSKPSLLVTHTIFSTFGKIRNLNVAEDDALGKNDDEDDGDIVSGLQCKVVVQFEKYRDFYNALKVLCGRSLQKQGSRLKADYEVTWDRNGFFRNARDHTQENNSRMPAMSVGQYESETPRHQPRVSRFSPETVRSRRFKE, from the exons ATGAGCATTCGACCACTAGACTCTCTCTCTCCTGTAGATATTCTGGAAATAGAGAACAGCCTCTCTCTAGTGCCTCGCCTGAAGCTCCTCCTCACCATCTTCCGGGCTGATCCCTCCGTCAAACCCACAGACGAGTGGCAGCTCAAGCGCTCCTTGATTGACTTCCTTAAGACCTCCTTCTCCTTCCCCATCTCCGTCCCCGAGGATGACCTCCGTATCAAACGCTTCAAAGACCTCAAGAAGCGCAAGCGCGACGACCCCGTCGCTCACGGCGTTCTCTTCATTCGCGATCTAGGGTTTCTCTCTGCGAGCAATGCGAAAGATGGGAAGAATGGCGGGGAAGTTGATGTTAAGGTTTTGGAGAAGAAGTTCTTCGATTGGAGGAGATCACTTGTTGATAAGATGGATGGGATGGGGCTGAATCTCGAAGGCGTTAAGTTCAGACTCAGCGTTGTTGTGCCGTCGTTCGACGATTTTGATGGAACGAGGAAGGAATGGGAGGAGTTCTATGCATTCGGTAATCGAG GGTATTCAAGGGGTGGGAGGCAACAGCCTGATACAATTGTACTGAGAGGTGTTCCATCACGATGGTTTGCAGAACCTCGAGTTTCATCTAAGCCTTCCCTGTTAGTTACACACACCATTTTTTCAACATTTGGGAAGATAAG GAATCTTAATGTTGCTGAGGACGATGCTCTTGGTAAGAATGATGATGAGGATGATGGGGACATAGTTTCAGGTCTTCAGTGCAAAGTTGTTGTTCAGTTTGAAAAATACAGGGATTTCTATAATGCCCTGAAGGTGTTGTGTGGTCGCTCGCTACAAAAG CAAGGATCACGTTTGAAGGCTGATTATGAGGTAACTTGGGATAGGAATGGCTTTTTCCGGAATGCCAGGGATCATACACAAGAGAATAATAGTCGAATGCCAGCAATGTCAGTTGGACAATATGAAAGTGAAACTCCAAGGCATCAACCTCGAGTTTCTCGATTCAGTCCTGAGACAGTGCGCTCAAGGAGGTTCAag GAATAG
- the LOC131162329 gene encoding uncharacterized protein LOC131162329 isoform X4, which yields MGFCCDCFGGGSKQQALEEDRLASSEARAKAAEAAQRRKEQFEQSAAGRAARAQIAATAKQSAHSNKGEPVLKWQMG from the exons ATGGGGTTTTGTTGTGATTGCTTCGGTGGAGGAAGCAAGCAGCAGGCGCTCGAGGAAGACAGGTTGGCCTCTTCAGAAGCTCGAGCTAAAGCTGCCGAAGCCGCTCAAAGGAG AAAAGAGCAATTTGAACAGTCTGCTGCTGGAAGAGCTGCACGTGCACAGATAGCAGCAACTGCCAAGCAATCTGCACACTCTAATAAAGGCGAGCCAGTTCTTAAG TGGCAGATGGGATGA
- the LOC131162329 gene encoding uncharacterized protein LOC131162329 isoform X2 gives MGFCCDCFGGGSKQQALEEDRLASSEARAKAAEAAQRRKEQFEQSAAGRAARAQIAATAKQSAHSNKGEPVLKVLLVELLNVACLLVVYGADVIKL, from the exons ATGGGGTTTTGTTGTGATTGCTTCGGTGGAGGAAGCAAGCAGCAGGCGCTCGAGGAAGACAGGTTGGCCTCTTCAGAAGCTCGAGCTAAAGCTGCCGAAGCCGCTCAAAGGAG AAAAGAGCAATTTGAACAGTCTGCTGCTGGAAGAGCTGCACGTGCACAGATAGCAGCAACTGCCAAGCAATCTGCACACTCTAATAAAGGCGAGCCAGTTCTTAAGGTACTGCTGGTGGAATTGCTGAATGTTGCTTGTCTGCTTGTAGTATATGGTGCGGATGTTATTAAGCTATAA